In one Sulfurospirillum tamanense genomic region, the following are encoded:
- the feoB gene encoding ferrous iron transport protein B, protein MIKVALAGQPNCGKSTIFNLISGLKQHIANYPGVTVEKKSGTFSHQGETIEVVDLPGTYSFSSYSLEERVAKEFILNEEPDIIVNVVDASNIKRNLYLTFQLLEIGKPVVVVLNMMDVAARRGMDIDVQKIARMLSCPVVPASGARGEGKEAIVEAIMQAKTTPYNEFKINYEELEPLIKETQALITTDSPQASRRWLAIKALEGDGVILEKLPKATLAIREKCLDFHRQYDKDVESFLATMRYDSADVIYHQSVVEKQQGKKTATDIADGLILNRWLSFPILFLIIFLIYQSSIVYGYKLTDYTWPLLAAFKNFIIGISPEADFTQVPMITDFAIWMVNSANALLNYIPIFLILFALIAILEDVGYMPRMAFILDRIFKKFGLHGQSTLPLVLGGAFVGGCAVPGIMATKGIADERARMATILSVPYMNCLAKVPFYTLLLGAFFEAQMALMMFFISTATLFIALIVAKILTATVLKTRETSPFVMELPPYHLPTFKGVIFRAFERVWMYIKKVGTIVLAVAIVLFAMLELPGLSDEQKVAYEARSDALLTSFYAQAAKTSYGEQLSTRESVSGLLNTYDDYRARRMSASPAQAGNIDADFEAKAPFYMTFIKPPADDAEAKTINRQLRNLSRDRRGILQEMKNDKVESSLLGFIGRSLEPVTQFAGFDWKINVAFLSSFAARESAVATLGSIYENNAADNLRAEEAMAQNSGYTPLHAAAIIIFMLLTPPCIATMIVVKLQTGSYKWMLFAIFFPITLGFLAASLIFTLGTGFGWSGVEAFALFYGTVIALALFMGSLPQKRINWSGGFTKSILNKS, encoded by the coding sequence ATGATTAAAGTTGCCCTCGCAGGTCAGCCAAATTGCGGCAAATCAACCATTTTTAACCTCATCAGCGGACTCAAACAACACATTGCCAACTACCCCGGTGTCACGGTTGAAAAAAAATCTGGCACTTTTTCGCACCAAGGCGAAACCATTGAGGTGGTGGACCTTCCAGGAACCTACTCCTTTAGTTCTTATTCCCTTGAAGAGCGCGTAGCCAAAGAGTTTATCCTCAACGAAGAGCCTGATATTATCGTCAATGTTGTGGACGCTTCTAACATTAAGCGCAATCTTTATCTTACGTTTCAACTCTTAGAAATTGGCAAGCCCGTCGTGGTGGTGCTAAACATGATGGACGTGGCAGCAAGGCGTGGCATGGACATTGACGTTCAAAAAATAGCACGCATGCTTTCATGCCCCGTGGTTCCCGCAAGTGGCGCAAGAGGCGAAGGCAAAGAAGCCATCGTTGAAGCTATCATGCAGGCTAAAACCACCCCTTACAATGAATTTAAAATCAACTACGAAGAGCTTGAACCCCTCATTAAGGAAACGCAAGCACTCATCACCACAGACTCCCCGCAGGCATCGCGCCGTTGGCTCGCCATCAAAGCCCTTGAGGGTGACGGTGTTATTTTGGAAAAATTACCTAAAGCCACCCTTGCCATTCGCGAAAAATGCTTAGACTTTCACCGCCAATATGACAAAGACGTGGAGAGCTTTTTGGCCACCATGCGTTACGATTCGGCTGATGTCATCTATCACCAAAGTGTCGTCGAGAAACAACAAGGCAAAAAAACGGCTACAGACATTGCCGATGGGCTTATTCTCAACCGTTGGCTCTCATTTCCCATCTTGTTTCTCATCATCTTCTTAATCTACCAATCTTCCATCGTCTACGGCTACAAGCTCACCGACTACACGTGGCCCCTGTTAGCCGCTTTCAAAAACTTCATCATCGGCATTTCTCCTGAGGCTGATTTTACCCAAGTGCCCATGATTACGGATTTTGCCATCTGGATGGTCAACAGCGCCAACGCCCTGTTAAACTACATCCCCATTTTTCTCATCCTTTTTGCGCTCATTGCTATTTTGGAGGATGTGGGCTACATGCCGCGCATGGCTTTTATCTTAGACCGTATTTTTAAAAAATTTGGCCTCCATGGGCAATCCACCCTTCCGCTTGTGCTAGGTGGCGCCTTTGTAGGTGGGTGTGCGGTTCCTGGCATTATGGCGACCAAAGGCATTGCGGATGAGCGGGCGCGCATGGCGACGATTTTATCTGTACCTTACATGAACTGCCTTGCAAAAGTCCCTTTTTATACCCTTCTGTTAGGGGCATTTTTTGAAGCACAAATGGCACTCATGATGTTTTTCATCTCCACCGCCACCCTTTTTATTGCTCTCATTGTGGCTAAAATTTTAACCGCAACAGTTTTAAAAACGCGCGAAACCTCTCCTTTTGTGATGGAGCTTCCCCCTTACCACCTCCCTACCTTTAAAGGGGTTATCTTTCGCGCTTTTGAACGGGTGTGGATGTACATCAAAAAAGTAGGCACCATTGTCTTGGCTGTTGCGATTGTTTTGTTTGCCATGCTAGAACTTCCTGGCCTTAGCGATGAGCAAAAAGTAGCATACGAAGCACGAAGCGACGCACTTCTTACTTCTTTTTATGCCCAAGCGGCCAAAACCTCATACGGTGAACAATTAAGCACTCGCGAAAGTGTATCAGGACTTTTGAACACCTATGATGATTACCGCGCCAGACGCATGTCGGCAAGCCCTGCGCAGGCGGGTAACATCGACGCGGATTTTGAGGCAAAAGCACCTTTTTACATGACCTTTATTAAGCCACCAGCCGACGACGCTGAGGCAAAAACCATCAATCGCCAATTACGAAACCTTTCCCGTGATCGCCGTGGCATCTTGCAAGAGATGAAAAATGACAAAGTAGAAAGCTCATTACTGGGATTCATCGGACGTTCTTTAGAACCTGTCACCCAATTTGCAGGTTTTGACTGGAAAATCAATGTGGCTTTTTTGAGCTCCTTTGCTGCGCGTGAATCCGCTGTAGCAACACTGGGAAGTATCTATGAAAACAACGCGGCTGACAACTTAAGAGCAGAAGAAGCCATGGCACAAAACAGTGGCTATACGCCTTTGCATGCTGCGGCCATTATTATTTTCATGCTTTTAACGCCACCTTGCATTGCGACTATGATTGTCGTAAAGCTCCAAACCGGGAGCTACAAATGGATGCTTTTTGCTATCTTTTTTCCCATTACCTTGGGATTTTTGGCCGCATCGCTCATCTTTACCCTTGGGACTGGCTTTGGATGGAGCGGTGTTGAAGCCTTTGCGCTCTTTTATGGCACCGTCATTGCCTTGGCTCTTTTCATGGGGAGCTTACCGCAAAAACGCATCAACTGGAGCGGTGGTTTTACAAAAAGTATTTTAAATAAATCTTAA
- a CDS encoding DUF4198 domain-containing protein, with translation MSQKFLGSMVAAGVLATGAMAHFQMLYTPESALEKPTNIELRHVFNHPFADEHTMDIAGIESFVVINKEQEKNLLDTLKPIEFKGNANSGKAYASTYQARRMGDHVFIITPAPYYEKNEDAYIQQITKTVVNVAGAPSDWDATFNLKAEIVPLTKPYAIWAGGTFTGIVMSEGKPVPFAEIEVEYLNHDVDLTTNSMGKPHVEAPQDAFVTMGIKANKDGEFTFGIPKAGWWGFAALGVGPDDEYKGKELSQDAVIWVQAKEMK, from the coding sequence ATGAGTCAGAAGTTTTTAGGTTCCATGGTTGCAGCGGGAGTTTTAGCTACAGGCGCAATGGCGCATTTTCAAATGCTTTACACACCAGAAAGCGCCCTTGAAAAGCCCACAAATATCGAACTACGCCACGTGTTCAACCATCCATTTGCAGATGAGCACACCATGGACATCGCAGGCATTGAATCTTTTGTTGTCATCAATAAAGAGCAAGAAAAAAACCTTCTTGACACCCTTAAACCTATCGAATTTAAAGGCAATGCCAACAGCGGTAAAGCGTACGCTTCTACATACCAAGCTAGACGCATGGGCGACCACGTATTTATCATCACCCCAGCGCCTTATTATGAAAAAAATGAAGATGCCTACATCCAACAAATCACCAAAACCGTCGTCAACGTTGCAGGTGCACCAAGTGACTGGGATGCTACCTTTAACCTCAAAGCGGAAATCGTGCCTTTAACAAAACCCTATGCTATTTGGGCAGGCGGAACCTTTACGGGCATCGTCATGAGCGAGGGGAAACCTGTGCCTTTTGCAGAAATCGAAGTAGAGTACCTCAACCATGACGTAGACTTAACAACAAACTCCATGGGCAAACCCCATGTAGAAGCACCCCAAGATGCCTTTGTCACCATGGGTATCAAAGCCAACAAAGACGGTGAGTTTACCTTCGGGATTCCCAAAGCGGGATGGTGGGGATTTGCAGCCCTAGGTGTTGGTCCAGATGATGAATACAAAGGCAAAGAACTTAGCCAAGACGCCGTTATTTGGGTTCAAGCAAAAGAGATGAAATAG
- a CDS encoding Opr family porin, with translation MLKKLSLAAIAVLATSTLYADSFDIEDALKSGSFGGDFTLYGESIDAKPDSGFSMGSLGLHYESARYRGFGFAAGFRANNDLSEKENGDYSDGDEPKSLLHTANISYTNEAFTVIGGRQELDLEWAGDYHEALVGVFTGLPNTTITLAHTIRLAVADTDAPLEKFEKFNGSDGAQVLDVAYEGVENTVLNAYYYNANDLASWYGAKAVWDSELFGLTAHGAFSNEDAMKDGNILHAEVRGTFSDLGLSAGYITTDKDAGAGSMDSIGDNINPLEEGDKVYGADAKTVYVGATYEIGALSLGALYGHTKYGSDKEKEFNFMAEYAFSDAFSLGGLIVDVNAQDSDDDYTKFSLNAVYAF, from the coding sequence ATGCTTAAAAAACTCAGTTTAGCCGCCATAGCGGTGTTGGCAACAAGCACACTGTACGCAGACTCTTTTGATATCGAAGATGCCCTTAAAAGTGGAAGTTTTGGCGGAGATTTTACCCTTTATGGGGAAAGTATTGACGCCAAACCTGATTCGGGTTTTTCCATGGGTTCTTTGGGACTTCATTATGAAAGTGCACGCTACCGTGGTTTTGGTTTTGCGGCTGGTTTTCGCGCTAACAACGACTTGAGCGAAAAAGAAAATGGGGATTACAGCGATGGAGACGAGCCTAAATCGCTGCTTCACACGGCCAACATCTCTTACACCAATGAAGCGTTTACGGTGATTGGCGGTCGTCAAGAGCTAGACCTTGAATGGGCAGGAGACTACCACGAGGCTTTAGTGGGTGTGTTTACAGGTCTTCCTAACACCACCATTACCCTTGCGCACACTATTCGTCTTGCGGTAGCCGATACCGACGCGCCGTTGGAAAAATTTGAAAAATTCAACGGAAGCGATGGCGCACAAGTGCTAGATGTTGCCTACGAAGGTGTAGAAAACACAGTGCTTAACGCTTACTACTACAACGCCAATGACCTTGCAAGCTGGTATGGCGCAAAAGCGGTGTGGGATTCAGAGTTGTTTGGCCTTACCGCCCACGGTGCTTTTAGTAACGAAGACGCTATGAAAGATGGAAACATTCTTCACGCTGAAGTGCGCGGTACTTTTAGTGACCTAGGATTATCTGCAGGCTACATTACTACAGATAAAGACGCAGGAGCTGGTAGCATGGACAGCATTGGAGACAACATTAACCCTCTTGAAGAAGGCGATAAAGTCTATGGTGCTGATGCAAAAACCGTTTATGTAGGCGCTACGTATGAAATAGGGGCACTTAGCCTTGGCGCACTATACGGACACACAAAATACGGAAGTGATAAAGAAAAAGAGTTTAACTTTATGGCGGAGTACGCCTTTAGTGATGCCTTTAGTTTGGGTGGGTTGATTGTTGATGTCAACGCGCAGGATAGTGATGATGACTATACTAAATTTTCGCTCAATGCTGTTTACGCATTTTAA
- a CDS encoding EAL domain-containing protein yields MSHIHPFPSSVFTASMAKEVLILGSYGVEYQPIVHLKSGTVLGYEALSRFMYQGKVIPPNVFFDALHEDRALFCKAEATLKGFQFTHRPSEGTLYVNIDPHILEDKHASKAVLACLNQQRDFVVELVENSYTTLHAKEIFDVFLSQNYTLAVDDFLQENSMLSLYLLKACHVLKLDRGIIQELRHDDVFSNVIQGLIAFAHAKGKTVIFEGVETEEDLRFAETLECDSVQGFLFRPLFITHFNTY; encoded by the coding sequence ATGAGTCATATCCATCCTTTTCCTTCTTCTGTTTTTACCGCTTCCATGGCAAAAGAAGTCTTGATTTTAGGGAGTTATGGGGTGGAATACCAGCCCATAGTGCATTTAAAAAGCGGTACGGTTTTAGGTTATGAGGCGCTGTCTCGTTTTATGTATCAAGGAAAGGTGATTCCACCTAACGTGTTCTTTGATGCCCTGCACGAAGACCGCGCCTTATTTTGCAAAGCAGAAGCGACGCTCAAAGGGTTTCAGTTTACCCATCGCCCCAGTGAGGGGACGTTGTACGTTAACATCGACCCGCATATTTTAGAGGACAAACACGCCTCCAAAGCGGTGCTTGCGTGCCTTAACCAACAACGTGATTTCGTGGTGGAGTTGGTTGAAAATTCATACACCACCTTACATGCCAAGGAAATCTTTGATGTTTTTTTGAGTCAAAACTACACCCTAGCGGTGGATGATTTTCTTCAAGAAAACAGCATGCTTTCGCTGTATTTACTCAAAGCTTGCCACGTTCTCAAACTTGACCGTGGCATCATCCAAGAGTTGCGTCACGATGATGTTTTCTCAAACGTCATCCAAGGGCTCATCGCCTTTGCCCACGCCAAAGGCAAAACGGTCATCTTCGAAGGGGTTGAAACTGAAGAAGATTTGCGTTTTGCCGAAACCCTTGAATGTGACAGTGTTCAAGGGTTTTTATTTCGACCCTTGTTTATCACACACTTTAATACCTACTAA
- a CDS encoding FeoB-associated Cys-rich membrane protein produces the protein METVILVLIALGAGAYIYYSLFKKKGCNCSGGGSCASKKPKQP, from the coding sequence ATGGAAACCGTTATTCTAGTGCTCATCGCTCTTGGAGCTGGAGCGTACATTTACTATTCACTGTTTAAGAAAAAAGGGTGCAATTGTAGCGGTGGCGGTTCGTGCGCGAGTAAAAAACCAAAGCAACCATGA
- a CDS encoding ABC transporter ATP-binding protein, translating to MSPIIEIRNLCHKYGKKEIYRNLNLAIEAGSVFGILGKNGVGKSTLINILMGYTLPSQGECTIFGEPTHALSPASKRKIALLHEGFVAYDFFTIGQVEAFFRAFYPAWKRDYFYDLVRLAGLEDSQRLSTLSFGQKSQVVLGALFAQDAQLLILDDYSMGLDLGYRRLFIDYLKDHVSSTQKTVLITSHVMGELVGLIDEMLIVQKGGHIYRNTMEAFLESFHCYAFEETDAIDSITAHRIETHGTTRKLFTFDTVEHLPKIPCDFEEKFLGFIGKYE from the coding sequence ATGAGCCCCATTATCGAGATTCGCAATCTTTGCCACAAGTATGGCAAAAAAGAGATTTACCGCAACCTCAACCTCGCCATAGAAGCGGGCTCTGTTTTTGGTATTTTAGGGAAAAACGGTGTGGGAAAATCGACCCTTATCAACATTCTTATGGGCTACACCCTTCCAAGCCAAGGCGAATGCACGATTTTTGGGGAGCCTACCCATGCCCTCTCCCCTGCCTCAAAGCGCAAGATTGCCTTGTTGCACGAAGGGTTCGTGGCTTATGATTTTTTCACCATAGGACAAGTCGAAGCCTTCTTTCGCGCCTTTTACCCCGCATGGAAACGCGACTATTTTTATGACCTTGTGCGCCTTGCGGGACTTGAAGATTCGCAACGCCTTTCCACCCTCTCTTTTGGGCAAAAATCCCAAGTTGTACTGGGCGCCTTGTTTGCTCAAGATGCACAGCTGCTCATCTTGGATGATTATTCCATGGGGTTGGATTTGGGCTACCGACGGCTCTTTATTGATTACCTTAAAGACCACGTCAGTAGCACGCAAAAAACGGTCCTCATAACCTCTCATGTGATGGGGGAATTAGTAGGGCTTATTGATGAGATGCTTATCGTCCAAAAAGGAGGCCATATCTACCGCAACACCATGGAAGCCTTTTTGGAAAGCTTTCATTGCTACGCCTTTGAAGAAACCGATGCCATTGATTCCATCACCGCCCATCGCATCGAAACCCACGGCACAACGCGTAAACTTTTTACCTTTGATACCGTAGAACACCTCCCCAAAATCCCATGCGATTTTGAAGAAAAATTTTTAGGTTTTATAGGAAAATACGAATGA
- a CDS encoding DUF4857 domain-containing protein, whose protein sequence is MRAIFTKEWTKLKPLVPLCLILLLASAFALWHHVRYLFISVEPESMAWYRFSFLGEKPYSSFLWLYFLVGVLVAVVQFLPERLQGRMKLLAHLPLRPFSLLALHLSMGVAFLGVFALLLSGVLYALIGHYYPAPVGIVALKDSFFYALGSILAYSGLSAAILEKSSKRALLKLTLTLAIGWIYAQPPFGWENLGWIGVGLFLMVLAGESFLRIKDIPLRSPAFFALAFLALGFAGVKGVGFFLNHYTTPLTHYYLFYSPIAKTFVYQRNFGGHQFEYGTKEGETFDRLTYEGLLPFVYWRNFEIQGKLPLEIDGTVFEAEEIKESRLSFAYTPSALKPKEVALLPLINPKAKTSMIPFPEEVLHVKKDAIVAYGEHARVDTKLTQEIATLAADAGVRFPLRHVWGKHTNLKPHDFGMFLADSQGALFNLKRYDNRTTLEAIQTPPGLELFYMYPSENRANHLAGYAIDAMGKMHVLLRENWEFIPLVLPNFDYTSMQFQLIQDPLHYLVRYDNGTEYYAVLFSKDFTLLDTTSFSSANKGSL, encoded by the coding sequence ATGCGCGCTATTTTCACCAAAGAGTGGACCAAACTCAAACCCTTGGTGCCCCTGTGCCTCATCCTTCTTCTTGCGAGTGCTTTTGCGCTGTGGCATCATGTGCGCTATTTGTTTATCAGCGTTGAACCCGAATCCATGGCATGGTACCGTTTTTCTTTTTTAGGAGAAAAACCCTACTCCTCTTTCTTGTGGCTCTATTTTCTTGTTGGCGTCTTAGTGGCGGTGGTGCAGTTTTTACCCGAACGCCTTCAGGGTCGCATGAAACTTCTTGCCCACCTGCCCTTGCGTCCTTTCTCTCTTTTGGCCCTACACCTTAGCATGGGTGTGGCCTTTTTGGGGGTTTTTGCATTGCTTCTTAGCGGCGTTTTATACGCCCTAATAGGGCATTATTACCCCGCACCCGTGGGAATTGTTGCCCTAAAAGATAGTTTTTTTTACGCGCTAGGGAGCATCCTTGCCTACAGTGGTCTAAGCGCAGCTATCCTTGAAAAATCCTCCAAACGTGCCCTTTTAAAACTCACCCTCACCCTTGCGATTGGTTGGATTTATGCCCAACCCCCCTTTGGTTGGGAGAATTTAGGCTGGATTGGCGTAGGGCTTTTCTTGATGGTTCTTGCAGGTGAGAGCTTTTTGCGCATCAAAGACATACCCTTGCGCTCTCCTGCCTTTTTCGCCTTAGCATTTTTGGCCCTTGGGTTTGCAGGCGTTAAAGGTGTAGGATTTTTCCTAAACCATTACACCACACCACTAACCCATTATTATCTTTTTTATTCGCCCATTGCCAAAACCTTTGTTTACCAACGCAACTTTGGCGGCCACCAGTTTGAATACGGCACCAAAGAAGGCGAAACCTTTGACCGCCTTACCTATGAAGGACTACTGCCTTTTGTCTATTGGCGCAATTTTGAAATTCAGGGCAAGCTTCCTTTGGAGATAGATGGCACCGTGTTTGAAGCGGAAGAGATTAAAGAGAGTCGTCTTAGTTTTGCCTACACACCCAGTGCGCTAAAACCCAAAGAGGTAGCCCTACTGCCCCTCATAAACCCCAAGGCCAAGACGAGCATGATTCCCTTTCCTGAAGAGGTTTTACACGTCAAAAAAGATGCCATTGTCGCCTATGGCGAACACGCACGTGTAGACACCAAGCTTACCCAAGAGATTGCCACGCTTGCGGCAGATGCAGGAGTTCGCTTTCCATTGCGCCATGTTTGGGGCAAACACACCAACCTAAAACCCCATGATTTTGGAATGTTTTTAGCGGACAGCCAAGGGGCACTCTTTAACCTCAAACGCTACGATAACCGCACAACGCTTGAAGCTATTCAAACACCCCCAGGTCTTGAACTTTTTTACATGTATCCTAGCGAAAACCGCGCCAATCATCTAGCCGGATACGCCATTGATGCTATGGGAAAGATGCATGTTCTCCTGCGAGAAAACTGGGAATTTATCCCCCTTGTTTTGCCAAATTTTGATTACACCTCTATGCAGTTTCAACTCATCCAAGACCCGCTGCACTACCTCGTGCGTTATGACAACGGTACAGAGTATTATGCGGTGCTTTTTTCTAAGGATTTCACCCTTTTAGATACTACCTCTTTTTCATCTGCCAACAAAGGCTCTTTATGA
- a CDS encoding Fur family transcriptional regulator has product MNPTTPKHKKTFDAFYQRFLAMTKDQGHYESAHREAILKVLFFSTSHLSAEEIALQVRKESKISLPTVYNTLSFLEELGMIHVFILPPYTLKTYRLMLEYHDQLVCIKCGKIVPFYDKELEARERLILQDHAFTGINQTIILYGVCSSCKI; this is encoded by the coding sequence ATGAATCCAACCACACCCAAGCATAAAAAAACCTTTGACGCCTTTTACCAGCGTTTTCTTGCCATGACCAAAGACCAAGGCCATTATGAATCTGCGCACCGAGAAGCCATTTTGAAGGTGCTTTTTTTTAGCACCTCCCACCTAAGCGCAGAAGAGATTGCGCTACAAGTACGCAAGGAGTCGAAAATTTCCCTCCCCACAGTGTACAACACCCTCTCCTTTTTAGAAGAACTTGGCATGATTCATGTGTTTATTTTGCCTCCCTACACCCTCAAAACTTACCGGTTGATGCTAGAGTACCACGACCAGCTTGTGTGCATTAAATGCGGAAAAATCGTTCCTTTTTACGATAAAGAACTCGAAGCGCGCGAGCGGCTTATCCTCCAAGACCACGCCTTTACCGGCATCAACCAAACCATTATTTTGTACGGTGTTTGCAGTTCCTGTAAAATCTAA
- a CDS encoding HMA2 domain-containing protein, producing the protein MEIRTEEIVRLLSYFSLIHHVKGRIRLRVNPKIKEHGKGWKIEDIEQLAQKITGITRVKINKIVASITIEYDANILPMHLWEDLTQGTNTQEVTQRINAAYKEIQQ; encoded by the coding sequence TTGGAAATTCGCACAGAAGAGATTGTCAGATTGCTTTCATATTTTTCACTGATCCACCACGTCAAGGGCCGCATTCGCCTTCGCGTAAATCCAAAAATCAAAGAACATGGCAAGGGATGGAAGATTGAAGACATTGAGCAGTTGGCCCAAAAAATCACGGGCATCACGCGCGTCAAGATTAATAAAATTGTTGCCTCCATCACCATTGAATACGATGCAAACATTCTCCCCATGCATTTATGGGAAGATTTAACCCAAGGAACCAACACCCAAGAAGTAACCCAGCGCATCAACGCCGCGTACAAGGAGATTCAACAGTGA
- a CDS encoding YtxH domain-containing protein — protein sequence MENPYIKTPPVVSETLGNFNTNDFLKGALIGAVATYLLTNENAQKAIFKTIAKGTQLFQTGMEEMKERMEDAKAEMEAQR from the coding sequence ATGGAAAACCCTTACATCAAAACACCCCCAGTCGTCTCAGAAACCTTGGGCAATTTCAACACCAATGATTTTCTCAAAGGTGCTCTCATTGGAGCAGTAGCCACCTATTTGCTCACTAATGAAAATGCCCAAAAGGCTATCTTTAAAACCATTGCCAAAGGCACTCAATTGTTTCAAACAGGCATGGAGGAGATGAAAGAGCGCATGGAAGACGCCAAGGCAGAAATGGAAGCGCAAAGATAA